One genomic window of Dethiosulfovibrio russensis includes the following:
- the pgsW gene encoding poly-gamma-glutamate system protein: protein MAASVTMENSLRILRSEREALGIVASPDLDPYGIGVIGEEFTPLTTTLGHLEDKIASANPLFAAALVGEFRRMGLKGGDSVAIGASGSFPGLLVAVLSACDAMELRPLLICSLGSSMYGANRVGFNVVDMVKLLEDRGSLDFEFLGFSLGGDDDRYDAPLFPEWRDLTLDEALRLASEERFIHEDSLGKSVEVRMSLYDEASGGEIGCFVGVGGASVTFGDSDQSASFPGGTTSKPFESMPSEGLLSRFLRSGIPVIHLLCVRDLCDRWSIPYGDNPLNWRNHRFSRR from the coding sequence ATGGCCGCCTCGGTAACGATGGAGAACTCCCTGAGGATCCTGAGGTCCGAGAGAGAGGCCTTGGGGATCGTGGCGTCCCCCGACCTGGATCCATACGGAATCGGAGTTATAGGAGAGGAGTTTACACCTCTCACCACCACACTGGGCCATCTGGAGGACAAGATAGCCTCTGCTAACCCCCTTTTCGCCGCGGCTCTGGTCGGCGAGTTTCGCCGTATGGGGTTGAAAGGGGGCGACTCAGTGGCGATAGGGGCCAGCGGCTCTTTCCCGGGGTTGCTGGTGGCGGTGCTGTCCGCCTGCGACGCCATGGAGCTCCGTCCCCTTTTGATCTGTTCTCTGGGCTCATCGATGTACGGGGCCAACCGGGTCGGCTTCAACGTTGTGGACATGGTCAAGCTCCTGGAGGACAGAGGTTCTTTGGATTTCGAGTTTTTGGGGTTCTCCCTTGGAGGGGACGACGATAGATACGACGCCCCTCTGTTTCCGGAGTGGCGCGATCTGACCTTGGACGAGGCCCTGAGACTTGCATCGGAGGAGAGGTTTATCCACGAGGACTCCCTCGGTAAGAGCGTCGAGGTCAGGATGTCCCTTTACGACGAGGCATCCGGCGGTGAAATAGGATGTTTCGTAGGGGTCGGAGGGGCCTCGGTGACCTTCGGAGACTCGGACCAGTCGGCTTCCTTCCCTGGCGGGACGACGTCGAAGCCCTTCGAATCCATGCCCTCGGAAGGGCTGCTTTCCCGTTTTCTTCGTAGCGGGATTCCTGTGATCCATCTTCTCTGCGTGAGGGATCTGTGCGATAGGTGGTCCATCCCCTACGGCGACAACCCCCTGAACTGGCGGAATCACCGATTCTCCCGGAGATAG
- a CDS encoding rubrerythrin family protein, with protein sequence MGEKTMANLAEAFSGESQANRKYLFYSEVADKEGFTSVAKLFRAAAAAETLHAKMHYRNMGKICDTETNLKDAIAGETYEYTEMYPPFIDDAEAEGEKKAHKGFSLANEVEKVHAELYKRALDHLSDKRAVDYYLCTVCGHIEEGAAPDKCPVCGASSKAYELVE encoded by the coding sequence ATGGGCGAAAAGACTATGGCCAACCTCGCCGAGGCTTTTTCCGGCGAATCCCAGGCCAACAGAAAGTATCTCTTCTACTCCGAGGTGGCAGATAAGGAAGGTTTCACCTCCGTGGCCAAGCTCTTCAGGGCCGCCGCTGCGGCGGAGACGCTTCACGCCAAGATGCACTATCGCAACATGGGCAAGATATGCGACACCGAGACCAACCTCAAGGACGCCATAGCCGGCGAGACCTACGAGTACACCGAGATGTACCCTCCCTTCATCGACGACGCCGAGGCGGAGGGTGAGAAGAAGGCCCATAAGGGCTTTTCCCTGGCCAACGAGGTGGAGAAGGTTCACGCCGAGCTGTACAAAAGAGCTCTGGACCATCTTTCCGATAAGAGGGCGGTGGATTACTATCTGTGCACCGTGTGTGGCCACATCGAGGAAGGAGCCGCTCCGGATAAATGCCCGGTCTGTGGAGCTTCGTCCAAGGCCTATGAGCTGGTGGAGTAG
- a CDS encoding asparaginase — protein MQRLVVLFTGGTIASAFGEGGSKGPDSTVVGALREHLTGFFAGRDVDVVCREPWGVPGLDSSDLDPGHWVELASSIARELDNGATGFLILHGTDTMAYTSAWLSLCFPHVDVPIVLTGSQLTLDYMPEDVTVNLRGAAQVACSDISGVWIYCNWKLIPGNRAHKAQALHPDAYVATNGQPMYFNPEWARKGRKGTVRQPLPHTLSPLAEKAMGHGSDEARNIGSRMAWLFCTPGFSPRFSGEERVLAILGYGAGNAPSGALQAVESAFDGLSKPHVIACSQAEGDMKNPGSYAGVGIASLADRGFTVWSQMDYPVEFVHALGCYSLLASSSAPGFVLSHYLRECSSETPLL, from the coding sequence TTGCAGAGATTGGTAGTGCTTTTTACCGGGGGCACCATAGCCAGCGCTTTTGGAGAGGGAGGAAGCAAGGGACCGGACAGCACGGTGGTAGGTGCCTTAAGGGAACATCTCACCGGTTTTTTCGCTGGCAGAGATGTGGACGTGGTATGTCGAGAGCCCTGGGGAGTCCCGGGGCTGGACAGCTCCGATCTGGACCCAGGCCATTGGGTAGAGCTGGCGTCCTCTATCGCTAGGGAGCTCGATAACGGCGCTACCGGTTTTCTAATCCTTCACGGAACGGACACCATGGCCTATACCTCCGCCTGGCTCAGCCTGTGTTTTCCCCACGTGGATGTGCCAATAGTGCTTACAGGCAGTCAGCTTACATTGGACTACATGCCCGAGGACGTCACGGTAAACCTCAGGGGAGCGGCTCAGGTCGCCTGTTCGGACATTTCCGGGGTCTGGATCTACTGTAACTGGAAGCTGATTCCGGGGAACAGGGCCCACAAGGCACAGGCCTTACATCCCGATGCCTACGTGGCAACCAACGGTCAGCCTATGTATTTCAATCCTGAATGGGCCAGGAAAGGCAGAAAAGGAACGGTGAGACAGCCTCTTCCCCATACACTGTCTCCTCTAGCGGAGAAGGCCATGGGGCACGGCTCGGATGAAGCGAGGAACATCGGTAGTCGGATGGCCTGGCTGTTCTGTACTCCCGGCTTTTCTCCCAGGTTTTCCGGTGAGGAACGAGTGCTGGCCATATTGGGCTACGGAGCGGGCAACGCCCCTTCCGGCGCTCTCCAGGCGGTGGAGAGCGCTTTCGACGGGCTTTCCAAACCCCATGTCATAGCCTGTAGCCAGGCAGAGGGAGACATGAAGAACCCCGGCAGCTATGCCGGGGTGGGTATAGCCTCCTTGGCCGATAGGGGATTCACCGTCTGGAGCCAGATGGACTATCCCGTCGAGTTCGTCCACGCTCTAGGCTGTTATTCCCTTCTGGCCTCGTCCTCCGCTCCGGGGTTCGTCCTGTCCCACTATCTCAGGGAGTGCTCGTCAGAGACGCCGCTCCTATAA